The following are encoded together in the Scytonema millei VB511283 genome:
- a CDS encoding glycosyltransferase, whose amino-acid sequence MHAKLNSRKVVIYISTGLSTGGAERMLYNLLSKIDKMRFEPIVVSLMDRGTWGDRIIDLGIPVRTVEMERGKPTPAALMRLQRIINEIKPDIIQGWMYHGNIAAQIVSFFIKQKIPILWSIHNSADSLMADNKMTAAIVKLGAWLSRFAASVAFVSQTSKSQHEALGYLPENACVIPNGFDTNLFTPSLLARAAIRSELGLADDSTLIGSICRFHPMKDHSNLLQAAALLLKARPDVHLVLAGTDVNDRNPQLQQQIQTLGISKNIHLLGERRDMPRLTAALDISTSTSAYGEAFPMVVGEAMACGVPCVVTDVGDSRWIVAQTGRVVPPKNPLALAQAWQELIAMSSEQRQALGAMARSRVEECFALDAIAAQYEKLYEQALSKR is encoded by the coding sequence ATGCATGCCAAGCTTAATTCCCGTAAAGTTGTAATATATATTAGTACCGGACTTTCAACTGGCGGGGCAGAGAGAATGCTCTACAATTTACTATCTAAGATCGACAAAATGCGATTTGAGCCAATTGTGGTTTCATTGATGGATCGCGGTACGTGGGGCGATCGCATTATAGATTTAGGTATTCCCGTCCGTACTGTAGAAATGGAAAGAGGCAAGCCAACACCAGCAGCATTAATGCGCTTGCAGCGAATCATCAATGAAATCAAGCCAGATATCATTCAAGGTTGGATGTACCACGGTAATATCGCAGCTCAAATTGTCAGTTTTTTTATCAAACAGAAAATTCCTATTTTATGGAGCATTCATAATTCAGCCGATTCTCTAATGGCTGACAATAAAATGACAGCAGCAATTGTTAAATTGGGGGCTTGGCTATCGCGATTTGCAGCTAGCGTTGCTTTTGTTTCGCAAACAAGTAAGTCACAACACGAAGCCTTAGGTTATCTACCAGAAAATGCTTGCGTGATTCCCAATGGCTTTGATACTAATCTATTCACTCCTTCACTGTTAGCCAGAGCTGCTATTCGCTCTGAGTTAGGTTTAGCCGATGATAGTACTTTAATCGGCTCGATCTGTCGCTTTCATCCAATGAAAGATCATAGTAATTTACTACAAGCTGCGGCTTTACTCTTAAAAGCGCGTCCCGACGTACATTTAGTTTTAGCTGGAACAGATGTCAACGATCGCAATCCTCAACTGCAACAGCAAATTCAAACACTAGGAATTAGCAAAAATATTCACTTACTGGGAGAACGCCGCGACATGCCGCGTTTAACTGCTGCCCTGGATATTTCTACATCCACATCTGCTTATGGAGAAGCATTTCCGATGGTGGTAGGGGAAGCTATGGCGTGTGGAGTTCCCTGCGTCGTTACTGACGTAGGCGATTCTAGGTGGATAGTGGCACAAACGGGTAGAGTCGTACCGCCAAAAAATCCACTAGCATTGGCGCAAGCCTGGCAAGAGTTGATAGCTATGAGTAGCGAACAAAGGCAAGCTTTGGGTGCAATGGCGCGATCGCGTGTCGAAGAGTGTTTTGCTCTGGATGCGATCGCCGCACAGTACGAAAAGTTATACGAACAGGCTTTATCTAAACGTTAA
- the psbC gene encoding photosystem II reaction center protein CP43 has translation METPYNSSFNRGLTLGGGRDQESSGFAWWAGNARLINLSGKLLGAHVAHSGLIVFWAGAMTLFEVAHFIPEKPMYEQGLILLPHLASLGWGVGPGGEVIDTFPYFVVGVLHLISSAVLGFGGIYHAIRGPETLEEYSSFFGYDWKDKNKMTSIIGFHLIILGCGALLLVLKAMFFGGLYDTWAPGGGDVRVISNPTLNPAVIFGYLLKSPFGGEGWIVSVNNLEDVVGGHIWVGLTCIAGGIWHIVTKPFAWARRAFIWSGEAYLSYSLGALSLMGFIASCMVWYNNTVYPSEFYGPTGPEASQAQALTFLIRDQRLGANVGSAQGPTGLGKYLMRSPTGEIIFGGETMRFWDFKGPWLEPLRGPNGLDLEKIKNDIQPWQARRASEYMTHAPLGSLNSVGGVATEINSFNYVSPRAWLATSHFVLGFFFLVGHLWHAGRARAAAAGFEKGINRESEPVMAMGELD, from the coding sequence GTGGAAACGCCCTATAATTCATCGTTTAATCGCGGCTTGACCTTAGGTGGCGGTCGCGACCAAGAATCTTCAGGATTTGCCTGGTGGGCTGGTAACGCCCGATTGATCAACTTATCCGGTAAACTGTTGGGCGCTCACGTTGCCCACTCAGGTTTGATTGTTTTCTGGGCAGGAGCAATGACTTTATTTGAAGTCGCTCACTTCATCCCAGAAAAACCAATGTACGAGCAAGGTTTAATCTTGCTACCTCACCTGGCATCTCTCGGTTGGGGTGTAGGTCCTGGTGGAGAAGTCATCGATACTTTCCCTTACTTCGTCGTTGGCGTATTACACCTGATCTCTTCCGCAGTGTTGGGATTTGGTGGAATTTACCACGCGATTCGCGGTCCAGAAACTTTAGAAGAGTACTCCTCTTTCTTTGGTTACGACTGGAAAGATAAGAACAAGATGACCAGCATCATTGGTTTCCACCTGATTATTTTGGGATGTGGGGCATTGTTGCTGGTGCTGAAAGCCATGTTCTTTGGCGGTTTGTACGACACCTGGGCTCCTGGCGGTGGTGACGTTCGCGTCATCTCTAACCCCACCCTCAACCCCGCAGTTATCTTTGGTTATTTACTGAAGTCGCCGTTTGGCGGCGAAGGCTGGATTGTCAGCGTCAATAACTTAGAAGATGTCGTTGGCGGTCACATTTGGGTTGGTTTGACTTGTATCGCTGGCGGAATCTGGCACATTGTAACCAAGCCTTTTGCTTGGGCGCGTCGTGCTTTCATCTGGTCTGGTGAAGCATATCTATCCTACAGCTTGGGCGCTCTGTCCTTAATGGGCTTCATTGCCTCCTGTATGGTTTGGTACAACAACACCGTTTATCCCAGCGAATTCTACGGTCCTACAGGTCCAGAAGCTTCTCAAGCTCAAGCTTTGACTTTCTTGATCCGCGACCAACGCTTGGGTGCTAACGTCGGTTCCGCTCAAGGTCCTACAGGTCTGGGTAAATACTTGATGCGCTCTCCTACAGGGGAAATCATCTTTGGTGGTGAGACAATGCGTTTCTGGGATTTCAAAGGTCCTTGGTTGGAGCCACTACGCGGTCCCAACGGTCTTGACTTAGAAAAAATCAAGAATGACATTCAGCCTTGGCAAGCACGTCGTGCTTCTGAGTACATGACCCACGCACCTCTGGGTTCTCTAAACTCTGTGGGTGGTGTGGCTACGGAGATTAACTCCTTTAACTATGTATCTCCTCGTGCTTGGTTGGCTACTTCTCACTTCGTACTAGGCTTTTTCTTCCTAGTCGGTCACTTATGGCACGCCGGTCGCGCTCGCGCTGCGGCTGCTGGTTTCGAGAAAGGTATCAACCGTGAATCCGAGCCAGTAATGGCTATGGGCGAATTAGACTAA
- a CDS encoding glycosyltransferase yields MRRIAFFVANLHGGGAERVAVNLLKGMSLRGIPLDLVMASAEGPYLNQVPQQVRIVDLAAGRTVKAILPLSRYLRQEKPLALLSHMNHVNVAAVVARELASTQTRLVLVEHDTLSVAKSKLLRGELVPPLMKLLYPRADAIVGVSNGAARDLEAQLGLAKGKVSVIYNPVVDDELLDKGKAALDHPWFQEGSPPVFLAVGRLTEQKDFFTLLEAFELVRRQRLVRLIILGEGDERDELEAAIARLGIAEDVSMPGFVENPYAYMSRASVLVLSSRWEGLGVVLIEAMACGCPAIATDCPNGPSEILAAGKYGPLVPIGDAVSLSVSMLQMLETPVSRDILTQRAMYFSIDRAVSEYLDVLNYK; encoded by the coding sequence ATGAGGCGAATTGCTTTCTTTGTGGCTAACCTACATGGTGGTGGCGCAGAACGGGTAGCAGTCAATTTGCTTAAAGGCATGTCTTTAAGAGGCATTCCCTTAGATTTGGTTATGGCTAGCGCCGAAGGTCCATACTTGAATCAAGTACCTCAGCAAGTACGTATAGTAGATTTGGCAGCAGGGCGAACTGTCAAGGCTATTCTGCCGTTATCGCGTTACTTACGACAAGAGAAACCTTTGGCATTGCTGTCACATATGAATCATGTCAATGTAGCAGCTGTAGTAGCGAGGGAACTTGCTTCTACGCAAACTCGATTAGTGTTAGTAGAACACGATACCTTATCAGTTGCTAAAAGCAAATTATTACGAGGCGAGTTGGTTCCTCCTTTAATGAAACTACTTTATCCTCGCGCAGATGCGATTGTGGGGGTTTCTAATGGTGCAGCACGAGATTTAGAAGCCCAACTCGGTCTAGCCAAAGGAAAGGTTAGTGTAATTTATAACCCGGTGGTTGATGACGAGCTGCTCGATAAAGGAAAAGCTGCTTTAGATCATCCTTGGTTTCAGGAAGGCTCCCCACCAGTATTTTTAGCAGTGGGACGGTTAACAGAGCAAAAAGACTTTTTTACCTTACTCGAAGCTTTTGAACTCGTCAGAAGACAAAGGCTAGTTCGTCTCATCATCTTGGGTGAAGGAGACGAACGCGATGAATTAGAAGCAGCGATCGCTAGATTAGGAATCGCTGAAGATGTCTCCATGCCAGGTTTTGTCGAAAATCCTTATGCATACATGAGTAGAGCCAGCGTCTTAGTACTCTCTTCTCGCTGGGAAGGGCTGGGAGTTGTGTTGATCGAAGCTATGGCTTGTGGTTGTCCCGCGATCGCCACCGATTGTCCAAATGGTCCTAGCGAGATTTTAGCAGCAGGAAAGTACGGACCTTTAGTACCGATAGGAGATGCAGTATCGCTGTCAGTATCTATGTTACAAATGCTAGAAACTCCTGTAAGTCGGGATATACTGACGCAACGAGCAATGTATTTTTCTATCGATCGGGCAGTATCTGAATACCTCGACGTGTTGAACTACAAGTGA
- a CDS encoding glycosyltransferase has protein sequence MPKLLYITTIPVTISSFFVPIARHFQAKGWQVDAMANGISTEPKCTDTFDKVWEVDLSRNPLNPTNVLSAPRQIRQILQQQQYDIVNVSTPVAAFVARHALKDFSRQGKVKLIYTAQGFHFYRGGSLIKNSIYRILEATAAPWTDRLVVVNREDEAAAKQMLAPEKVRYIPGTGLNFDRFNPERIDAADVARVRHELGLAPEHSLFLSAAEFIPRKRHRDLIQAFAKLNRPNAHLALAGDGRLFEQMQQLAKDLGIQDRVHFLGFRRDIQILTRASVATLLASEQEGLPNCVMESIALEVPVIGTDIRGTRDLLGNGKGLLCKVGDVAGLAQAMAWILDNLTEAQMMGKQGREEMKAYELQYILRQYEALYAEVLNELQPNGIFSLQG, from the coding sequence ATGCCTAAACTCCTATACATTACAACCATTCCAGTAACGATTAGCTCCTTTTTCGTCCCCATAGCGCGTCACTTTCAAGCTAAAGGGTGGCAAGTGGATGCAATGGCTAATGGAATCTCAACCGAACCGAAGTGTACTGATACGTTTGACAAAGTATGGGAAGTCGATCTGTCGCGCAATCCTCTCAATCCAACTAATGTCTTATCCGCACCTAGACAAATCCGCCAAATATTACAGCAACAGCAATACGATATTGTTAATGTCTCAACTCCAGTAGCCGCATTCGTTGCTAGACATGCCCTCAAAGATTTTAGCAGGCAGGGTAAGGTAAAGTTAATATACACTGCTCAAGGTTTCCATTTTTATCGCGGTGGTTCTTTAATTAAGAACAGTATTTATCGCATCCTAGAAGCAACTGCTGCCCCTTGGACTGACAGACTGGTAGTAGTAAATCGAGAGGACGAAGCGGCAGCTAAACAGATGCTTGCACCGGAAAAAGTTCGCTACATACCGGGAACAGGGTTAAATTTCGATCGCTTTAATCCCGAACGGATCGATGCCGCAGATGTAGCGAGAGTACGGCATGAATTGGGTTTAGCACCAGAGCATTCTTTATTTTTATCAGCAGCAGAGTTCATCCCTCGCAAGCGCCATCGTGACTTAATTCAAGCATTCGCTAAACTGAATCGCCCTAATGCCCACTTAGCACTAGCAGGGGATGGGCGGCTGTTCGAGCAAATGCAACAGTTAGCAAAAGATCTAGGCATTCAAGACCGAGTGCATTTTCTCGGCTTCCGTAGAGATATTCAGATTTTAACCCGTGCCTCTGTTGCTACACTTCTGGCTTCAGAACAGGAAGGCTTGCCCAATTGCGTCATGGAATCGATCGCACTGGAAGTACCCGTTATCGGTACGGATATTCGCGGTACGCGAGATTTGCTAGGCAATGGCAAAGGACTACTCTGTAAAGTAGGAGATGTGGCGGGGCTGGCTCAAGCAATGGCTTGGATATTAGATAATCTAACAGAAGCTCAGATGATGGGCAAGCAAGGACGAGAAGAGATGAAAGCCTATGAATTGCAATATATTTTGCGGCAATACGAGGCTCTGTATGCTGAAGTATTGAACGAGCTACAACCTAATGGGATTTTTTCACTACAAGGTTGA
- a CDS encoding PCP reductase family protein produces MPDSNLTDRLQWTTEAQIKLKKIPFFVRSQAISRIEQLTRSRGQDIVTAEIVEQARLEFGQ; encoded by the coding sequence ATGCCAGATTCAAACTTAACCGATCGCCTACAATGGACGACTGAAGCCCAAATTAAATTAAAAAAGATTCCCTTTTTCGTTCGTTCTCAGGCAATCTCGCGCATAGAACAGTTGACGCGATCGCGGGGTCAAGATATTGTAACGGCAGAGATTGTCGAACAAGCCAGGTTAGAGTTCGGACAATAA
- the psbD gene encoding photosystem II D2 protein (photosystem q(a) protein) has protein sequence MTIAVGRAPSQRGWFDVLDDWLKRDRFVFVGWSGLLLFPCAYLALGGWLTGTTFVTSWYTHGIASSYLEGANFLTVAVSTPANSMGHSLLFLWGPEANWDFTRWCQLGGLWAFVALHGAFALIGFCLRQLEIARLVGIRPYNALAFTGPIAVFVSVFLLYPLGQSGWFFAPSFGVAAIFRFLLFFQGFHNWTLNPFHMMGVAGVLGGALLCAIHGATVENTLFEDGDSSNTFPAFNPTQSEETYSMVTANRFWSQIFGIAFSNKRWLHFFMLFVPVTGLWMSAVGVVGLAVNLRAYDFVSQELRAAEDPEFETFYTKNILLNEGIRAWMAPQDQPHENFEFPEEVLPRGNAL, from the coding sequence ATGACAATTGCAGTAGGACGCGCACCGAGTCAAAGAGGATGGTTTGACGTTCTCGACGACTGGCTCAAGCGCGATAGATTTGTATTCGTCGGTTGGTCGGGGCTATTACTATTCCCCTGCGCCTACCTAGCACTAGGAGGATGGCTGACCGGAACCACATTCGTCACCTCGTGGTACACGCACGGGATTGCCAGCAGCTACTTGGAAGGAGCCAACTTCTTAACCGTAGCCGTATCGACCCCAGCCAACAGCATGGGACACTCGTTGCTGTTCTTGTGGGGACCAGAAGCGAACTGGGACTTCACGCGCTGGTGTCAGTTGGGTGGCTTGTGGGCATTTGTCGCCTTACACGGGGCATTTGCACTGATTGGATTCTGCCTGCGGCAGTTAGAGATTGCCCGCTTGGTGGGGATCAGACCATACAACGCATTAGCATTCACAGGTCCAATTGCGGTGTTTGTGAGCGTCTTCTTGCTCTACCCCTTGGGACAGTCCGGCTGGTTCTTTGCGCCATCATTTGGAGTCGCGGCAATCTTCCGGTTCTTGCTGTTCTTCCAAGGGTTCCATAACTGGACGCTCAACCCCTTCCACATGATGGGAGTCGCCGGGGTATTAGGAGGAGCGCTGTTGTGCGCGATTCACGGGGCGACGGTGGAAAACACGCTGTTTGAAGACGGCGATAGCTCCAACACCTTCCCTGCCTTCAACCCGACTCAATCGGAAGAGACCTATTCGATGGTGACGGCAAACCGCTTCTGGTCGCAGATTTTCGGGATTGCCTTTTCCAACAAGCGCTGGTTGCACTTCTTCATGCTGTTCGTGCCAGTGACTGGTTTGTGGATGAGTGCAGTGGGAGTCGTCGGCTTGGCGGTGAACCTGCGGGCATATGACTTCGTCTCTCAAGAGCTGCGGGCAGCGGAAGACCCCGAGTTCGAGACTTTCTACACCAAGAACATTCTGCTCAACGAGGGCATCCGTGCCTGGATGGCACCTCAAGACCAACCCCACGAAAACTTCGAGTTCCCTGAGGAGGTTCTACCACGTGGAAACGCCCTATAA
- a CDS encoding oligosaccharide flippase family protein — translation MAAKEQKPLTLRRNFSWTFIGNIVYAACQWLLLVVLAKLGSPEMVGEFTLGLAVTAPVIMLTNLQLRTIQATDVKQQYIFADYLALRLIATGLGLLIIGGIILVAKYSWEMSLVIIVIGLARAADSISDVFYGLFQQQERMDRIAVSMMIKGLLSPLFLGLGVYLTRTVLWGAVGLAIAWTVVLLCYDIRSGALLLNTHSREPQNEVFEKRNLATRLRPHWHLKTLRTLALFSLPLGFVMMLITLSTNIPRYFIEYYLGERELGIFAAISYLMVATAMVVNALGQSASPRLAKYYAAENGTAFRSLLLKLVGIGILLGGTGVLVASVAGRELITLMYRPEYAEQSELLVWLMVATAIADTASFLGYGMSAARYFNIQLPLFTLVTGTSAIACFWLIPAYGLLGAAIAAIISAIVQMGFSLGVIFHALHRLKSYAEQTDV, via the coding sequence ATGGCAGCTAAAGAGCAGAAGCCACTGACGCTACGCCGCAATTTTTCTTGGACTTTTATTGGTAATATTGTTTACGCGGCTTGCCAGTGGCTGTTGCTGGTGGTGCTTGCTAAACTTGGTAGTCCAGAGATGGTAGGAGAGTTCACTCTAGGGCTTGCGGTTACTGCACCCGTAATCATGCTGACAAATCTCCAACTACGAACTATTCAAGCAACAGATGTTAAACAGCAGTATATTTTTGCTGACTATTTAGCTTTGAGGCTGATCGCAACAGGGCTGGGGCTTTTAATTATCGGAGGAATTATTCTTGTCGCAAAATATAGCTGGGAAATGTCACTGGTAATAATTGTCATAGGCTTAGCTAGGGCAGCAGACTCGATTAGTGATGTGTTTTACGGACTATTCCAGCAGCAAGAAAGAATGGATCGCATCGCTGTTTCGATGATGATTAAAGGATTATTATCGCCTCTATTCTTAGGTTTGGGGGTGTACTTAACACGTACTGTTTTATGGGGAGCAGTAGGTTTAGCAATCGCCTGGACTGTGGTATTGCTTTGTTATGATATCCGCAGTGGTGCTTTGTTACTGAATACCCACTCTAGAGAACCACAGAACGAGGTATTTGAAAAGCGGAATTTGGCGACAAGATTACGACCGCATTGGCATCTGAAAACACTTAGAACGCTAGCATTGTTCTCCTTGCCACTGGGCTTTGTCATGATGCTGATTACCCTCAGCACTAATATCCCTCGGTACTTTATTGAGTATTATTTGGGGGAGAGAGAATTGGGCATATTTGCCGCTATATCTTACCTAATGGTAGCTACAGCTATGGTTGTGAATGCTCTGGGGCAGTCAGCTAGTCCAAGGCTAGCGAAATACTACGCAGCAGAAAATGGTACTGCTTTTCGCAGCCTTTTACTCAAGCTAGTAGGAATCGGTATATTACTTGGTGGAACGGGTGTTTTGGTAGCTAGTGTCGCTGGACGGGAGCTAATAACCCTAATGTACCGTCCCGAATATGCCGAGCAGTCCGAGCTATTAGTATGGCTAATGGTAGCTACAGCGATCGCCGATACTGCTTCATTTTTAGGCTATGGCATGTCAGCAGCTAGGTATTTCAACATTCAATTGCCTTTGTTTACTCTTGTTACAGGTACTTCCGCAATAGCTTGCTTCTGGTTAATTCCTGCCTATGGACTGCTAGGAGCAGCGATCGCGGCTATAATCAGCGCGATCGTACAAATGGGTTTCAGTTTAGGAGTAATCTTTCACGCACTGCATAGGCTCAAAAGTTATGCCGAACAGACTGATGTGTAA
- a CDS encoding MraY family glycosyltransferase, whose amino-acid sequence MTTMPSIVLSIFSFGISFLTVNLIRQRFRQSLLDIPNERSSHTQPTPRGGGLGFIIAFAITSAIALGNNYFHLFADVPLNLNLALVWLILIPLAIVGIIDDRSNVPAGIRYLVQLAAAGVAVTYFGAFPQPWLSQFGVVGSIVAIVLTAIGMTAIVNFYNFMDGLDGIVAGTSAIQLGFFAFYLHQPLLWFLVAALVGFLWWNWSPAKIFMGDAGSTVLGAIVAIALLNAGDSAVQAWSALVVTFPLIGDAIYTIVRRLLRKENIFQAHRSHLYQRLQQSGWTHAYVATTYMAVTLAIALAVEFYGSQGAIIGFIGAIALGVGGESYLRSRSVGQELS is encoded by the coding sequence ATGACTACCATGCCTTCGATCGTGTTGTCGATCTTCAGCTTTGGGATTAGTTTCCTGACCGTAAATTTGATTAGACAGCGCTTTCGGCAGAGCTTACTAGATATTCCGAACGAGCGCAGCTCTCACACCCAGCCTACTCCCCGTGGTGGCGGCTTGGGATTTATTATTGCCTTCGCGATTACGAGTGCGATCGCTTTGGGAAATAACTATTTTCATTTGTTTGCAGACGTACCATTAAATCTTAATTTAGCGCTCGTCTGGTTAATCCTGATTCCACTGGCTATTGTCGGAATTATTGACGATCGCAGTAACGTTCCCGCAGGCATTCGTTATTTGGTTCAGTTGGCTGCTGCTGGAGTTGCAGTGACTTATTTTGGTGCTTTTCCTCAGCCTTGGCTATCGCAATTTGGAGTTGTCGGCAGCATTGTAGCCATTGTTCTCACTGCAATTGGTATGACAGCGATTGTCAACTTCTACAACTTTATGGATGGGTTAGATGGAATTGTGGCTGGAACGAGTGCGATTCAATTAGGTTTTTTTGCCTTTTACCTACATCAACCCCTGTTGTGGTTTCTGGTAGCAGCGCTCGTAGGCTTTCTGTGGTGGAACTGGTCGCCAGCTAAGATTTTTATGGGCGATGCAGGTAGTACTGTTTTAGGTGCTATAGTGGCGATCGCTTTACTCAATGCTGGTGATAGCGCAGTCCAGGCTTGGTCAGCCCTAGTTGTGACTTTCCCACTGATAGGAGATGCAATTTACACGATCGTGCGTCGGCTGTTACGCAAAGAGAACATTTTCCAAGCACACCGCAGTCATTTGTATCAAAGACTACAGCAATCTGGCTGGACTCATGCATATGTTGCCACTACGTATATGGCAGTAACCCTAGCGATCGCCTTAGCTGTAGAATTTTATGGCTCACAGGGCGCAATTATTGGTTTCATTGGCGCGATCGCACTTGGAGTAGGAGGGGAAAGTTATTTGCGATCGAGGTCGGTTGGACAAGAGCTGAGCTGA
- a CDS encoding DUF4832 domain-containing protein, with translation MKIKNTVRSLKLSVALLASMAIAGSCTAAQAPSIVTTTYQSSSENFSNPERGFYKSIDPPYKKPDTPSPPLQISELQKVRNENMSMIRRYYLLSEFKDKPISQSYLDMISKDFETARQAGIKMIIRFTYNWLGGGDDAPRDIILSHLDQLQPILRSNSDAIAYMEAGFIGNWGEWHHSSNKLIDSHGNATEDARKVLLKILSVLPRKRMVAVRYFFHKKQVLNNINPLTLAEAFNGSERARIGHHNDAFRHDALDWGTYTGATPIDIEREKTWLNLDTQYVVQGGEPAVADSDPPEYNNCSNSLVDLARMHWSGMTVNANGTSTEPVYQKWREQGCMGEIQRRLGYRFRLIDSAIPDKVKPAGTFSMKFKITNDGWASPYNSRNLEAILRHRQTGKEYYLPIPEAIRMWMPGTTKEVNIVSGIPANIPAGEYQVLLNLPDPAPKLYKRPEYSIRFANQNVWEASTGYNSLLRSIVVDPNVGGDTYSSNQFFKSR, from the coding sequence ATGAAAATTAAGAATACAGTTCGATCCTTGAAACTGTCTGTAGCTTTACTAGCAAGTATGGCGATCGCGGGTTCTTGTACTGCTGCTCAAGCTCCTTCTATAGTCACAACAACGTATCAAAGTAGTTCCGAAAATTTTTCCAATCCTGAAAGAGGATTTTATAAGTCAATCGATCCCCCTTATAAAAAGCCCGATACTCCTTCTCCTCCACTACAAATTTCCGAGCTACAAAAAGTGAGAAACGAGAACATGTCTATGATTCGACGGTATTATCTACTTTCAGAATTCAAAGATAAACCAATTTCTCAATCTTATCTTGACATGATATCAAAGGATTTTGAAACAGCCAGACAAGCTGGAATTAAAATGATTATCCGGTTTACATACAATTGGTTGGGAGGAGGTGATGATGCGCCACGGGATATAATACTCTCTCATCTCGATCAGTTACAGCCGATATTAAGATCTAACTCTGATGCGATCGCTTACATGGAAGCAGGTTTTATTGGCAACTGGGGAGAATGGCACCATTCAAGTAATAAACTCATAGATTCTCATGGAAATGCTACTGAAGATGCCAGAAAAGTTCTTTTGAAGATTTTGTCTGTACTCCCACGTAAGCGAATGGTTGCAGTCCGGTACTTTTTTCACAAAAAGCAAGTACTTAATAATATCAACCCTCTTACACTTGCAGAAGCATTTAATGGTTCCGAGCGGGCTAGAATAGGGCATCATAATGATGCTTTTCGGCATGACGCACTAGATTGGGGAACCTACACGGGGGCAACTCCAATTGATATAGAGCGAGAAAAAACATGGCTAAACCTCGATACCCAGTATGTAGTACAGGGTGGTGAACCTGCTGTTGCAGATAGCGATCCACCCGAATATAACAACTGCTCTAACTCTTTAGTTGACCTTGCCCGTATGCATTGGAGTGGCATGACAGTCAACGCTAACGGAACCTCTACAGAACCTGTATATCAGAAGTGGAGAGAGCAAGGCTGTATGGGGGAAATCCAACGCCGTTTAGGATATCGCTTCCGCCTGATAGATTCAGCCATTCCAGATAAGGTAAAACCTGCTGGAACTTTTTCAATGAAATTTAAGATTACCAATGATGGGTGGGCAAGCCCCTACAACTCTCGCAACTTAGAAGCAATCCTACGTCATCGTCAAACAGGCAAGGAATACTACTTGCCTATTCCTGAAGCTATACGTATGTGGATGCCAGGTACTACCAAAGAAGTAAATATTGTATCTGGGATCCCAGCGAATATCCCAGCTGGAGAATATCAGGTGTTATTAAATCTACCCGATCCTGCTCCTAAATTATATAAGCGCCCAGAGTATTCAATCAGGTTTGCTAATCAAAATGTTTGGGAAGCGTCTACAGGATATAATTCGTTATTAAGAAGTATCGTTGTCGATCCAAATGTAGGAGGAGACACTTATTCCAGCAATCAATTCTTTAAGTCACGTTAG